The following are encoded in a window of Saccharothrix longispora genomic DNA:
- a CDS encoding ABC transporter permease, translated as MAVTKRGITRSAVLLVLGAYFLLPLVAMAEFSTRGANGTRSLESWSGIVDDPDLVDAILVSVQLAVTSSVLVLVLLVPTTAWIRLRLPGLRQLVEFLCLLPVAIPAIVLVVGLAPLYAWVDYFLGDSPLTLTFAYAVLVLPFAYRAIDAGLSAIDLRTLAEAARGLGASWGTVLLRVVVPNIRGALIGASLLSVALVLGEFTIASLLNFDTVQVRVNLLGKRAAGVSIAVSLLSLLFAFALLFLLSFVGRRRDASPANGSPEEG; from the coding sequence GTGGCAGTGACCAAGAGGGGGATCACGCGGTCCGCGGTCCTGCTGGTGCTCGGCGCGTACTTCCTGCTGCCGCTGGTCGCCATGGCCGAGTTCTCCACCCGGGGCGCGAACGGCACGCGCAGCCTGGAGTCGTGGTCGGGCATCGTCGACGACCCCGACCTGGTCGACGCGATCCTGGTGTCGGTGCAGCTGGCCGTGACCAGTTCGGTGCTGGTGCTGGTGCTGCTCGTGCCGACCACGGCGTGGATCAGGCTCCGGCTGCCGGGGCTGCGCCAGCTCGTGGAGTTCCTGTGCCTGCTGCCGGTGGCGATCCCGGCGATCGTGCTCGTCGTCGGCCTGGCCCCGCTGTACGCGTGGGTCGACTACTTCCTCGGCGACTCGCCGTTGACGCTGACCTTCGCCTACGCGGTGCTGGTGCTGCCGTTCGCCTACCGGGCGATCGACGCCGGCCTGTCCGCGATCGACCTGAGGACGCTCGCGGAGGCGGCGCGCGGTCTCGGCGCGTCCTGGGGGACGGTGCTGCTGCGGGTCGTGGTGCCGAACATCCGCGGCGCCCTGATCGGCGCGTCCCTGCTGTCCGTGGCGCTGGTGCTCGGCGAGTTCACCATCGCCTCACTGCTGAACTTCGACACGGTGCAGGTGCGGGTCAACCTGCTCGGCAAGCGCGCCGCGGGCGTGTCCATCGCGGTGTCGCTGCTGAGCCTGCTGTTCGCGTTCGCGCTGCTGTTCCTGCTCTCGTTCGTCGGCAGGCGGCGGGACGCCTCCCCCGCGAACGGCTCCCCGGAGGAAGGCTGA
- a CDS encoding ABC transporter permease has protein sequence MVAPVTTAAGKGPSPGPCRRRTDSGPSRARWTAWLVVAPFLAYVGTFLLYPTALVLAGAFQDGDGAFTPANLAELTRGVHLQAFLRSIELSALTALLGAVFGALLSWAVATGRPEGALRRVVIAGAGVLAQFGGVPLAFAFLATVGFQGFVTTFLRDAFGVDLFATGAWLFELPGLTLVYTFFQIPLMVIVFLPALDGLRPQWREAVDSLGGSSWTYWRHVGGPILLPAFLGSLLLLFANAFSAYATAAALVSQGSPIVPLQIRGALTGEVLLGQENLGKALGFGMIVVVTVAMGLYALLQRRFTRWQ, from the coding sequence GTGGTCGCACCCGTCACGACGGCGGCCGGGAAGGGCCCCTCGCCCGGGCCCTGCCGGAGGAGGACCGACAGCGGTCCGTCCCGCGCGCGCTGGACGGCGTGGCTGGTCGTCGCGCCCTTCCTGGCCTACGTGGGCACGTTCCTGCTCTACCCGACGGCACTCGTGCTGGCCGGGGCGTTCCAGGACGGGGACGGCGCGTTCACCCCGGCCAACCTCGCCGAGCTGACCCGGGGCGTCCACCTCCAGGCGTTCCTGCGCAGCATCGAGCTGTCCGCGCTCACCGCGCTGCTCGGCGCGGTGTTCGGCGCGCTGCTGTCCTGGGCCGTCGCCACCGGCCGCCCGGAGGGGGCACTGCGCCGCGTCGTGATCGCCGGAGCGGGGGTGCTGGCCCAGTTCGGCGGCGTGCCGCTGGCGTTCGCGTTCCTCGCCACGGTCGGCTTCCAGGGCTTCGTCACGACGTTCCTGCGCGACGCGTTCGGCGTGGACCTGTTCGCCACGGGCGCCTGGCTGTTCGAGCTGCCCGGCCTGACCCTGGTCTACACGTTCTTCCAGATCCCGCTGATGGTCATCGTGTTCCTGCCCGCCCTGGACGGCCTGCGCCCCCAGTGGCGGGAGGCGGTGGACAGCCTCGGCGGCTCGTCGTGGACCTACTGGCGGCACGTCGGCGGCCCGATCCTGCTGCCCGCGTTCCTCGGCTCGCTGCTGCTGCTGTTCGCCAACGCGTTCTCCGCCTACGCCACGGCCGCCGCGCTGGTGTCCCAGGGCAGCCCGATCGTGCCGCTCCAAATCCGGGGCGCGCTGACCGGTGAGGTGCTGCTCGGGCAGGAGAACCTGGGCAAGGCGCTCGGCTTCGGCATGATCGTGGTCGTCACCGTCGCGATGGGCCTGTACGCCCTGCTCCAGCGGAGGTTCACCCGGTGGCAGTGA